In the Pseudodesulfovibrio senegalensis genome, one interval contains:
- the trxA gene encoding thioredoxin: MATQVTDSNFEAEVLNSDIPVLIDFWAPWCGPCRAMGPVIDELSAEYEGKVKILKMNVDESSATPGKYGIRAIPTLILFKDGEVLDQSTGAVSKSSIKEMIEKKAL; the protein is encoded by the coding sequence ATGGCTACGCAAGTGACTGACAGCAACTTTGAAGCTGAAGTTTTGAATAGCGATATCCCCGTCTTGATTGATTTCTGGGCACCCTGGTGTGGCCCGTGTCGTGCCATGGGACCTGTCATTGACGAGCTTTCCGCAGAATACGAAGGCAAAGTGAAGATTCTCAAGATGAATGTGGACGAAAGTTCCGCTACTCCCGGGAAGTATGGCATCCGTGCCATCCCCACCCTGATTCTGTTTAAGGACGGAGAGGTCTTGGATCAAAGCACCGGCGCTGTGTCCAAGAGCAGCATCAAGGAAATGATCGAGAAGAAAGCTCTGTAA
- the trxB gene encoding thioredoxin-disulfide reductase, whose amino-acid sequence MNTYDAVVIGGGPAGMTAALYLLRAGVKVLMIEKMAPGGQVLMTEEIENYPGFPEPLKGYELADKLAAHLDLYPHDKIMDEVREIRVGNPVHEIEVGDQVVGAKSIVLATGARYRNLGIPGEQRLVGRGVSYCALCDGNFFRDRTVAVVGGGNSALEEALYLARLVKKLYLIHRRDDFRGALCYQDKCFTNDKIEILRSTVVDEIVGAEDVESLALSNTKTGEKSSLEVDGVFIFVGFEPVVNFVPGEVEMESNGIVTDVEMRTNVPGIFAAGDIRAKLCRQVATAVGDGATAATSAFAYLEQLSE is encoded by the coding sequence ATGAATACATACGACGCTGTTGTCATAGGGGGCGGGCCGGCAGGAATGACGGCTGCCCTTTATCTTTTGCGGGCCGGGGTCAAGGTGCTCATGATTGAAAAGATGGCCCCGGGCGGACAGGTCCTGATGACCGAGGAAATCGAGAATTATCCCGGTTTTCCGGAGCCGCTGAAAGGGTACGAGCTTGCCGACAAGCTCGCTGCCCATCTTGATCTGTATCCCCATGACAAGATCATGGATGAGGTCCGCGAGATTCGTGTGGGCAATCCCGTCCATGAGATTGAGGTGGGGGATCAGGTCGTGGGAGCCAAGAGCATTGTGCTTGCAACCGGTGCCCGCTATCGCAACCTCGGCATACCGGGGGAGCAACGTCTTGTGGGTCGCGGCGTATCGTACTGCGCTCTCTGCGACGGCAACTTCTTCAGGGATCGCACCGTCGCTGTTGTGGGCGGGGGCAATTCGGCCCTTGAGGAAGCCTTGTATCTGGCTCGCCTGGTCAAGAAGCTCTATCTCATCCATCGGCGCGATGATTTTCGGGGTGCGCTCTGTTATCAGGACAAATGTTTTACCAACGACAAGATTGAAATCCTGCGTAGCACGGTCGTTGATGAAATCGTGGGGGCGGAAGACGTTGAATCCCTCGCTTTGTCCAACACCAAGACCGGAGAGAAATCCAGCCTTGAAGTGGATGGAGTTTTCATCTTTGTCGGCTTCGAACCTGTGGTGAACTTTGTTCCCGGCGAGGTGGAGATGGAATCCAACGGAATCGTCACGGACGTGGAGATGCGGACCAATGTGCCCGGTATTTTTGCGGCCGGAGATATTCGTGCCAAATTGT